One Electrophorus electricus isolate fEleEle1 chromosome 13, fEleEle1.pri, whole genome shotgun sequence DNA segment encodes these proteins:
- the tmx4 gene encoding thioredoxin-related transmembrane protein 4 isoform X1: MCTDNMAGQKYTGKLKHFRNIFWFSCVLIVSTNHFYNVSAQTESTVMTVTDANWTLILEGEWMLKFYAPWCPACQHIQADWEALAKESKNLGISVGKVDVTQQPGLSGRFLVTTLPTIFHAKDGSFRRYMSSRTTEDIRAYVVQRKWEAVEPLPGWKSPSSILMSGMAGLFRLSVWIRQIHTYLMETFGIPSWGSYVIFAIITLFMGLLLGLMLVLIADCICPSRPKHKVDKTVYVKAEGSEDEVDGAPTEDKRMSDLDNESERVSAEESTDEERIPVSEIAASSSDEPQPEGAAEASVRKRKPRGPNSPAGT, translated from the exons ATGTGTACTGACAATATGGCGGGACAGAAATATACAGGgaaactgaaacatttcagaaatataTTTTGGTTCTCTTGCGTCTTAATTGTTTcaacaaatcatttttacaATGTTAGTGCTCAGACTGAAAGCACCGTGATGACAGTCACTGACGCAAACTGGACCCTTATTCTCGAAGGGGAGTGGATGTTAAAATT CTATGCCCCATGGTGCCCGGCGTGCCAGCACATACAAGCAGACTGGGAAGCTCTTGCCAAAGAGAGCAAGAACCTTGGCATATCAGTTGGAAAGGTTGATGTTACACAACAACCAG GCTTGAGTGGGCGGTTTCTAGTTACCACACTGCCAACGATTTTTCA TGCTAAAGATGGAAGTTTCCGAAGATACATGTCCTCCCGCACCACTGAAGATATCCGAGCGTATGTTGTGCAGAGAAAGTGGGAAGCTGTGGAGCCTCTGCCAGGATGGAAATCACCATCATCTATTCT GATGTCAGGAATGGCTGGTCTCTTCCGTCTCTCTGTGTGGATTAGG CAAATCCACACATACCTAATGGAGACTTTTGGCATTCCCTCGTGGGGCTCTTATGTGATCTTTGCCATCATAACACTCTTCATGGGACTACTCCTTGGTCTG ATGCTGGTGCTGATCGCTGACTGCATTTGCCCATCCAGGCCAAAACATAAAGTGGACAAAACTG TGTATGTGAAGGCTGAAGGCTCTGAAGATGAGGTGGATGGTGCCCCAACAGAGGATAAGCGCATGTCGGACCTGGACAATGAGAGCGAGAGGGTGTCCGCAGAGGAGTCCACTGATGAGGAACGAATCCCTGTCTCCGAGATTGCAGCCAGTAGTAGTGATGAGCCTCAGCCAGA
- the tmx4 gene encoding thioredoxin-related transmembrane protein 4 isoform X2 translates to MCTDNMAGQKYTGKLKHFRNIFWFSCVLIVSTNHFYNVSAQTESTVMTVTDANWTLILEGEWMLKFYAPWCPACQHIQADWEALAKESKNLGISVGKVDVTQQPGLSGRFLVTTLPTIFHAKDGSFRRYMSSRTTEDIRAYVVQRKWEAVEPLPGWKSPSSILMSGMAGLFRLSVWIRQIHTYLMETFGIPSWGSYVIFAIITLFMGLLLGLMLVLIADCICPSRPKHKVDKTGLDPFVYRNTLFMPWELSYICLSSVCEG, encoded by the exons ATGTGTACTGACAATATGGCGGGACAGAAATATACAGGgaaactgaaacatttcagaaatataTTTTGGTTCTCTTGCGTCTTAATTGTTTcaacaaatcatttttacaATGTTAGTGCTCAGACTGAAAGCACCGTGATGACAGTCACTGACGCAAACTGGACCCTTATTCTCGAAGGGGAGTGGATGTTAAAATT CTATGCCCCATGGTGCCCGGCGTGCCAGCACATACAAGCAGACTGGGAAGCTCTTGCCAAAGAGAGCAAGAACCTTGGCATATCAGTTGGAAAGGTTGATGTTACACAACAACCAG GCTTGAGTGGGCGGTTTCTAGTTACCACACTGCCAACGATTTTTCA TGCTAAAGATGGAAGTTTCCGAAGATACATGTCCTCCCGCACCACTGAAGATATCCGAGCGTATGTTGTGCAGAGAAAGTGGGAAGCTGTGGAGCCTCTGCCAGGATGGAAATCACCATCATCTATTCT GATGTCAGGAATGGCTGGTCTCTTCCGTCTCTCTGTGTGGATTAGG CAAATCCACACATACCTAATGGAGACTTTTGGCATTCCCTCGTGGGGCTCTTATGTGATCTTTGCCATCATAACACTCTTCATGGGACTACTCCTTGGTCTG ATGCTGGTGCTGATCGCTGACTGCATTTGCCCATCCAGGCCAAAACATAAAGTGGACAAAACTG GACTGGACCCCTTTGTCTATAGAAACACACTCTTCATGCCTTGGGAACTCTCATATATATGCCTCTCCAGTGTATGTGAAGGCTGA
- the LOC113572657 gene encoding 1-phosphatidylinositol 4,5-bisphosphate phosphodiesterase beta-1 isoform X1, which produces MAGAQPGVHALQLKPVSVPESLKKGSRFMKWDEDSSTVTPVTLRVDPQGYFLYWTDQNKETDLLDITHIKDARTGKCTKTPKEAKLRELLDVGNLVGRIENKMLTVVTGPDMVNITYLNFMAFQEEVAKEWAEELFSLASNLLAQNMNREPSLEKAYTRLKLQPNQEGRIPVKNIFRMFTADRKRVDTALESCNLPSGRNDSIPLDDLTPDVYKLFIANLCPRPEINQIFADLGAKGRNYLTMEQMTEFINSKQRDPRLNEILYPPLKTEQTQLLMEKFEPNQDIICRGQISVEGFSRYLSSDENGVIPPEKLDQSEDMTFPLSHYFINSSHNTYLTAGQLAGNSSVEMYRQVLLSGCRCVELDCWKGRTAEEEPVITHGFTMTSEISFKEVIEAIAECAFKTSPFPVILSFENHVDSPKQQAKMAEYCRSIFGDALLIEPLEKYPLESGFPLPSPHELMGKILVKNKKSHPKPSDGSTKKKLSEQASNTNSDSSSVFEPSSPSAGPAASAEVEAEDDEDEDEDDDDCKKSMDEGTAGSEAFATEEMSTLVNYIQPTKFHSFETAKKVNRSYQMSSFVETKALEQLTKTPVEFVEYNKLQLSRIYPKGTRVDSSNYMPQVFWNAGCQLVALNFQTIDLAMQLNLGMYEYNGKSGYRLKPEFMRRPDKHFDPFTESTVDGIVANTLSIKIISGQFLTDKKVGVYVEIDMFGLPVDTRRKAFKTKTSQNNAINPVWEEEAIVFKKVVLPTLASLRIAVFEEGGKFIGHRLIPVSAIRPGYRYIGLRNEKNQSLMLPALFVYIEVKDYVPDTFADVIEALSNPIRYVNLMEQRSKQLAALTLEEGEEEKEAKETEPGLEQASEVKNEPKPAPVENGLSHGPSATPRPASQHSPLPQPTGSAKPAGKTEDLIHSVLTEMEAHTLEELKQQKVFVREQRRHYKEMKDLVKKHHKKTMELIKEHTAKYNEFQHDYLRRRSVLQKSAKKDGKKRCLSSSPEHRASFFEQELANLDQECRQKLAELKDQQQQQLLNLRQEQYYSEKYLKKEHIKQLIEKLTLLAEESQSSQIKKLKDLCEKEKKELKKKMDKKRQEKLSEAKSKEKHLTEEEKLEINRSYVNEVVQHIKRLEDAQTKRHEKLLETHKNILQQITDEKPKLQNELDQEYQDKFRRLPVEIQEFVQETTKRRTDGSEESLPSSTTLEKLSHKGAQSEDDMEEERKD; this is translated from the exons ATGGCTGGAGCACAGCCTGGGGTTCACGCGCTGCAGCTCAAGCCGGTGTCTGTTCCGGAGAGTCTGAAGAAAGGCAGTAGGTTTATGAAATGGGATGAG gATTCCTCTACAGTGACACCAGTGACCTTACGTGTGGATCCTCAGGGCTACTTTCTGTACTGGACTGATCAGAATAAG GAAACGGATCTGTTAGACATCACCCACATCAAGGATGCTAGAACTGGGAAATGTACCAAAACACCAAAG GAAGCCAAGCTGCGAGAGTTACTAGATGTTGGGAACCTGGTAGGGCGGATAGAAAACAAGATGCTGACAGTGGTCACGGGGCCCGACATGGTCAACATCACATATCTAAACTTCATGGCCTTCCAGGAGGAAGTGGCAAAG GAGTGGGCAGAGGAGTTGTTTAGTCTGGCATCCAACCTGCTGGCTCAGAACATGAACAGAGAGCCCAGCCTGGAAAAAGC TTACACGAGACTCAAACTACAGCCAAACCAGGAGGGGCGTATTCCCGTCAAAAA CATTTTTCGCATGTTCACGGCAGACCGGAAGCGTGTGGACACAGCGCTGGAGAGCTGTAATCTTCCTTCCGGCAGG AATGATTCCATTCCCCTTGATGACCTAACCCCCGATGtttacaaattatttattgcAAACCTCTGTCCTCGACCTGAAATCAACCAAATCTTCGCAGATCT TGGAGCCAAAGGGAGGAACTATCTGACCATGGAGCAGATGACTGAGTTCATCAACAGCAAACAGCGTGACCCACGACTCAATGAGATCCTATACCCACCCCTGAAGACTGAGCAGACACAGCTCCTCATGGAGAAGTTCGAGCCCAACCAAGATATAATTTGCAGAG GACAGATCTCGGTGGAGGGCTTTTCCAGGTATCTGAGTAGTGATGAGAATGGCGTGATCCCACCTGAGAAACTCGACCAAAGTGAAGACATGACCTTTCCTCTTTCCCACTACTTCATCAACTCTTCCCACAACACCTATCTCACAG CGGGGCAGCTGGCAGGGAACTCCTCGGTGGAGATGTACAGGCAGGTGCTGCTCTCTGGCTGCCGCTGCGTGGAGCTGGACTGCTGGAAGGGCCGCACAGCCGAGGAGGAGCCTGTCATCACCCACGGCTTCACCATGACCTCCGAGATCTCGTTTAAG GAAGTAATTGAGGCCATTGCTGAATGTGCCTTTAAAACCTCCCCTTTTCCTGTCATCTTGTCCTTCGAGAATCACGTGGACTC TCCAAAGCAACAAGCCAAGATGGCGGAGTACTGCCGATCAATCTTTGGGGATGCTCTTTTGATTGAGCCACTTGAGAAATACCCT CTTGAGTCAGGGTTTCCCCTGCCTAGCCCACATGAGCTCATGGGAAAGATCCTCGTCAAGAACAAAAAGTCCCACCCAAAGCCATCTGATGGGAGCACAAAGAAGAAGTTGTCAGAGCAAGCTTCGAACACCAACAGTGACTCCTCCAGTGTATTTGAGCCCTCCTCTCCCAGTGCTGGCCCAGCAG CTTCAGCAGAGGTGGAGGcagaagatgatgaagatgaggatgaagatgatgatgactgCAAAAAGTCCATGGATGAG GGGACTGCAGGCTCCGAGGCCTTCGCCACTGAGGAGATGTCTACTCTGGTCAATTACATCCAACCCACAAAATTCCACTCCTTTGAGACTGCAAAAA AAGTCAACCGCAGCTATCAGATGTCGTCGTTTGTGGAGACCAAAGCACTGGAGCAACTCACAAAGACTCCTGTGGAGTTTGTGGA ATATAACAAGCTTCAGCTCAGCAGAATCTACCCTAAGGGAACTCGAGTGGACTCCTCCAACTACATGCCTCAAGTGTTCTGGAATGCAGGCTGCCAGTTGGTGGCGCTAAACTTTCAGACAATTG ATCTGGCCATGCAGCTGAACCTGGGCATGTATGAGTATAATGGGAAGAGTGGCTACAGACTCAAGCCAGAGTTCATGAGACGGCCCGACAAGCATTTTGACCCTTTCACAGAGAGCACCGTGGATGGTATTGTAGCCAATACCTTGTCAATAaag ATCATATCTGGACAGTTCCTTACTGATAAGAAAGTAGGAGTGTATGTTGAGATCGATATGTTTGGCCTCCCAGTTGACACAAGAAGGAAAGCgtttaaaacaaagacatcCCAGAACAATGCCATCAACCCTGTGTGGGAAGAGGAGGCAATCGTGTTTAAAAAG GTGGTGCTGCCTACTCTTGCCTCGCTAAGAATAGCTGTGTTTGAGGAAGGCGGAAAGTTCATTGGGCATCGGTTAATTCCAGTGTCAGCCATTCGACCAG GTTACCGGTATATTGGAttgagaaatgagaaaaacCAGTCTCTCATGCTTCCTGCTCTGTTTGTGTATATAGAAGTCAAAGATTATGTGCCAGACACCTTTGCAG ATGTCATAGAGGCCCTTTCGAACCCCATTAGATACGTCAACCTAATGGAGCAGAGGTCCAAGCAGCTAGCAGCTCTTACATTagaagagggggaggaggagaaagaggccAAAGAG ACTGAGCCTGGGCTTGAACAGGCATCAGAGGTGAAGAATGAGCCTAAACCAGCCCCTGTGGAGAATGGTCTGAGTCATGGCCCAAGTGCTACCCCTCGACCGGCCTCTCAACACTCCCCTTTGCCCCAGCCCACAG gatcAGCTAAACCTGCAGGAAAGACAGAAGATCTTATACATAGTGTCCTTACTG AGATGGAGGCCCACACATTAGAGGAGCTGAAACAGCAGAAGGTGTTTGTCAGAGAACAGAGGCGACACTATAAAGAAATGAAGGACCTGGTGAAAAAGCACCACAAGAAAACCATGGAACTGATCAAGGAGCACACAGCCAAGTACAATGAGTTCCAGCATGACTATCTCCGCAGGAGGTCTGTGCTGCAGAAGTCTGCAAAGAAAGATGGTAAGAAAAG GTGCCTGTCCTCTAGCCCAGAGCACAGAGCATCCTTCTTTGAGCAGGAGTTGGCAAACCTGGACCAGGAGTGCAGACAGAAGTTGGCTGAGCTCAAAgaccagcagcagcaacagctgcTCAACTTGAGGCAGGAGCAGTACTACAGTGAGAAGTACCTAAAGAAAGAGCACATCAAACAG CTGATAGAGAAACTCACCCTCCTGGCTGAGGAGAGTCAAAGTAGCCAAATAAAGAAACTGAAAGACTTATGTGAAAA agagaagaaggaactaaaaaagaaaatggacaaGAAAAGACAAGAGAAGCTCAGTGAAGCGAAATCAAAAGAGAAACACTTAACAGAAGA GGAAAAGCTCGAAATAAACAGATCGTATGTTAATGAAGTCGTGCAGCATATCAAAAGG CTAGAAGATGCTCAGACGAAAAGACATGAAAAACTTTTGGAGACACATAAGAACATTCTCCAGCAGATTACGGACGAGAAACCCAAG CTTCAAAACGAACTAGACCAGGAGTATCAGGACAAGTTTCGCCGACTCCCAGTAGAGATTCAGGAGTTTGTGCAGGAGACCACTAAGAGAAGGACTGATGGGAGTGAGGAGTCTCtgccctcctccaccaccctggAGAAACTCAGTCATAAGGGGGCACAGTCTGAGGATGAtatggaagaggagaggaaggacTAG
- the LOC113572657 gene encoding 1-phosphatidylinositol 4,5-bisphosphate phosphodiesterase beta-1 isoform X2 translates to MAGAQPGVHALQLKPVSVPESLKKGSRFMKWDEDSSTVTPVTLRVDPQGYFLYWTDQNKETDLLDITHIKDARTGKCTKTPKEAKLRELLDVGNLVGRIENKMLTVVTGPDMVNITYLNFMAFQEEVAKEWAEELFSLASNLLAQNMNREPSLEKAYTRLKLQPNQEGRIPVKNIFRMFTADRKRVDTALESCNLPSGRNDSIPLDDLTPDVYKLFIANLCPRPEINQIFADLGAKGRNYLTMEQMTEFINSKQRDPRLNEILYPPLKTEQTQLLMEKFEPNQDIICRGQISVEGFSRYLSSDENGVIPPEKLDQSEDMTFPLSHYFINSSHNTYLTAGQLAGNSSVEMYRQVLLSGCRCVELDCWKGRTAEEEPVITHGFTMTSEISFKEVIEAIAECAFKTSPFPVILSFENHVDSPKQQAKMAEYCRSIFGDALLIEPLEKYPLESGFPLPSPHELMGKILVKNKKSHPKPSDGSTKKKLSEQASNTNSDSSSVFEPSSPSAGPAASAEVEAEDDEDEDEDDDDCKKSMDEGTAGSEAFATEEMSTLVNYIQPTKFHSFETAKKVNRSYQMSSFVETKALEQLTKTPVEFVEYNKLQLSRIYPKGTRVDSSNYMPQVFWNAGCQLVALNFQTIDLAMQLNLGMYEYNGKSGYRLKPEFMRRPDKHFDPFTESTVDGIVANTLSIKIISGQFLTDKKVGVYVEIDMFGLPVDTRRKAFKTKTSQNNAINPVWEEEAIVFKKVVLPTLASLRIAVFEEGGKFIGHRLIPVSAIRPGYRYIGLRNEKNQSLMLPALFVYIEVKDYVPDTFADVIEALSNPIRYVNLMEQRSKQLAALTLEEGEEEKEAKETEPGLEQASEVKNEPKPAPVENGLSHGPSATPRPASQHSPLPQPTEMEAHTLEELKQQKVFVREQRRHYKEMKDLVKKHHKKTMELIKEHTAKYNEFQHDYLRRRSVLQKSAKKDGKKRCLSSSPEHRASFFEQELANLDQECRQKLAELKDQQQQQLLNLRQEQYYSEKYLKKEHIKQLIEKLTLLAEESQSSQIKKLKDLCEKEKKELKKKMDKKRQEKLSEAKSKEKHLTEEEKLEINRSYVNEVVQHIKRLEDAQTKRHEKLLETHKNILQQITDEKPKLQNELDQEYQDKFRRLPVEIQEFVQETTKRRTDGSEESLPSSTTLEKLSHKGAQSEDDMEEERKD, encoded by the exons ATGGCTGGAGCACAGCCTGGGGTTCACGCGCTGCAGCTCAAGCCGGTGTCTGTTCCGGAGAGTCTGAAGAAAGGCAGTAGGTTTATGAAATGGGATGAG gATTCCTCTACAGTGACACCAGTGACCTTACGTGTGGATCCTCAGGGCTACTTTCTGTACTGGACTGATCAGAATAAG GAAACGGATCTGTTAGACATCACCCACATCAAGGATGCTAGAACTGGGAAATGTACCAAAACACCAAAG GAAGCCAAGCTGCGAGAGTTACTAGATGTTGGGAACCTGGTAGGGCGGATAGAAAACAAGATGCTGACAGTGGTCACGGGGCCCGACATGGTCAACATCACATATCTAAACTTCATGGCCTTCCAGGAGGAAGTGGCAAAG GAGTGGGCAGAGGAGTTGTTTAGTCTGGCATCCAACCTGCTGGCTCAGAACATGAACAGAGAGCCCAGCCTGGAAAAAGC TTACACGAGACTCAAACTACAGCCAAACCAGGAGGGGCGTATTCCCGTCAAAAA CATTTTTCGCATGTTCACGGCAGACCGGAAGCGTGTGGACACAGCGCTGGAGAGCTGTAATCTTCCTTCCGGCAGG AATGATTCCATTCCCCTTGATGACCTAACCCCCGATGtttacaaattatttattgcAAACCTCTGTCCTCGACCTGAAATCAACCAAATCTTCGCAGATCT TGGAGCCAAAGGGAGGAACTATCTGACCATGGAGCAGATGACTGAGTTCATCAACAGCAAACAGCGTGACCCACGACTCAATGAGATCCTATACCCACCCCTGAAGACTGAGCAGACACAGCTCCTCATGGAGAAGTTCGAGCCCAACCAAGATATAATTTGCAGAG GACAGATCTCGGTGGAGGGCTTTTCCAGGTATCTGAGTAGTGATGAGAATGGCGTGATCCCACCTGAGAAACTCGACCAAAGTGAAGACATGACCTTTCCTCTTTCCCACTACTTCATCAACTCTTCCCACAACACCTATCTCACAG CGGGGCAGCTGGCAGGGAACTCCTCGGTGGAGATGTACAGGCAGGTGCTGCTCTCTGGCTGCCGCTGCGTGGAGCTGGACTGCTGGAAGGGCCGCACAGCCGAGGAGGAGCCTGTCATCACCCACGGCTTCACCATGACCTCCGAGATCTCGTTTAAG GAAGTAATTGAGGCCATTGCTGAATGTGCCTTTAAAACCTCCCCTTTTCCTGTCATCTTGTCCTTCGAGAATCACGTGGACTC TCCAAAGCAACAAGCCAAGATGGCGGAGTACTGCCGATCAATCTTTGGGGATGCTCTTTTGATTGAGCCACTTGAGAAATACCCT CTTGAGTCAGGGTTTCCCCTGCCTAGCCCACATGAGCTCATGGGAAAGATCCTCGTCAAGAACAAAAAGTCCCACCCAAAGCCATCTGATGGGAGCACAAAGAAGAAGTTGTCAGAGCAAGCTTCGAACACCAACAGTGACTCCTCCAGTGTATTTGAGCCCTCCTCTCCCAGTGCTGGCCCAGCAG CTTCAGCAGAGGTGGAGGcagaagatgatgaagatgaggatgaagatgatgatgactgCAAAAAGTCCATGGATGAG GGGACTGCAGGCTCCGAGGCCTTCGCCACTGAGGAGATGTCTACTCTGGTCAATTACATCCAACCCACAAAATTCCACTCCTTTGAGACTGCAAAAA AAGTCAACCGCAGCTATCAGATGTCGTCGTTTGTGGAGACCAAAGCACTGGAGCAACTCACAAAGACTCCTGTGGAGTTTGTGGA ATATAACAAGCTTCAGCTCAGCAGAATCTACCCTAAGGGAACTCGAGTGGACTCCTCCAACTACATGCCTCAAGTGTTCTGGAATGCAGGCTGCCAGTTGGTGGCGCTAAACTTTCAGACAATTG ATCTGGCCATGCAGCTGAACCTGGGCATGTATGAGTATAATGGGAAGAGTGGCTACAGACTCAAGCCAGAGTTCATGAGACGGCCCGACAAGCATTTTGACCCTTTCACAGAGAGCACCGTGGATGGTATTGTAGCCAATACCTTGTCAATAaag ATCATATCTGGACAGTTCCTTACTGATAAGAAAGTAGGAGTGTATGTTGAGATCGATATGTTTGGCCTCCCAGTTGACACAAGAAGGAAAGCgtttaaaacaaagacatcCCAGAACAATGCCATCAACCCTGTGTGGGAAGAGGAGGCAATCGTGTTTAAAAAG GTGGTGCTGCCTACTCTTGCCTCGCTAAGAATAGCTGTGTTTGAGGAAGGCGGAAAGTTCATTGGGCATCGGTTAATTCCAGTGTCAGCCATTCGACCAG GTTACCGGTATATTGGAttgagaaatgagaaaaacCAGTCTCTCATGCTTCCTGCTCTGTTTGTGTATATAGAAGTCAAAGATTATGTGCCAGACACCTTTGCAG ATGTCATAGAGGCCCTTTCGAACCCCATTAGATACGTCAACCTAATGGAGCAGAGGTCCAAGCAGCTAGCAGCTCTTACATTagaagagggggaggaggagaaagaggccAAAGAG ACTGAGCCTGGGCTTGAACAGGCATCAGAGGTGAAGAATGAGCCTAAACCAGCCCCTGTGGAGAATGGTCTGAGTCATGGCCCAAGTGCTACCCCTCGACCGGCCTCTCAACACTCCCCTTTGCCCCAGCCCACAG AGATGGAGGCCCACACATTAGAGGAGCTGAAACAGCAGAAGGTGTTTGTCAGAGAACAGAGGCGACACTATAAAGAAATGAAGGACCTGGTGAAAAAGCACCACAAGAAAACCATGGAACTGATCAAGGAGCACACAGCCAAGTACAATGAGTTCCAGCATGACTATCTCCGCAGGAGGTCTGTGCTGCAGAAGTCTGCAAAGAAAGATGGTAAGAAAAG GTGCCTGTCCTCTAGCCCAGAGCACAGAGCATCCTTCTTTGAGCAGGAGTTGGCAAACCTGGACCAGGAGTGCAGACAGAAGTTGGCTGAGCTCAAAgaccagcagcagcaacagctgcTCAACTTGAGGCAGGAGCAGTACTACAGTGAGAAGTACCTAAAGAAAGAGCACATCAAACAG CTGATAGAGAAACTCACCCTCCTGGCTGAGGAGAGTCAAAGTAGCCAAATAAAGAAACTGAAAGACTTATGTGAAAA agagaagaaggaactaaaaaagaaaatggacaaGAAAAGACAAGAGAAGCTCAGTGAAGCGAAATCAAAAGAGAAACACTTAACAGAAGA GGAAAAGCTCGAAATAAACAGATCGTATGTTAATGAAGTCGTGCAGCATATCAAAAGG CTAGAAGATGCTCAGACGAAAAGACATGAAAAACTTTTGGAGACACATAAGAACATTCTCCAGCAGATTACGGACGAGAAACCCAAG CTTCAAAACGAACTAGACCAGGAGTATCAGGACAAGTTTCGCCGACTCCCAGTAGAGATTCAGGAGTTTGTGCAGGAGACCACTAAGAGAAGGACTGATGGGAGTGAGGAGTCTCtgccctcctccaccaccctggAGAAACTCAGTCATAAGGGGGCACAGTCTGAGGATGAtatggaagaggagaggaaggacTAG